CGTTGTGACCTCGGGAAACGTTGCTGTTAACGATGTACTGACAGGCAACTCACTGGCCCAGAGTACTGCACCTGCGGTCGAATATGATAACCTTCCCAGCTTTGTCTGCTTTACTTCGGGGTCACATATTCTGACACCATCGGGCCAGCGTCTGATCGAAGAAGTCAAAGCAGGCGATCATGTGATCACCGCAGATGGCACCGGTCGGGCCGTGCGCTGGGTGGGTCGGCGACGGCTGACTGAGGCGGATCTGAGACAGACCCCTAAGCATTGCCCGATCCGGATCAGTGCGGGCAGTCTTGGGCCGCAGACACCATCGCGAGATCTGCTGCTGTCACCTCAGCATCGGGTTGTCGTGTCCTCACCTGCATTGGAATTGCATCATAGTCACCCGATGATGTTGGCGACGGCCAAGTCTCTGCTCAACGGCAAGTCTATCACGCAAGTTCCGCCAAGCGGGGGCGTCGAGTACATTCACATTCTATTCGACCAGCATGAGCTGGTGAATGTCGAAGGATTGTGGTCGGAATCGTTTTATCCCGGCGGATATACGCTGGACGCGATGAGCAGTGCAGTGAAGGAGGAACTATTCGAGCTGTTCCCTGAGCTTCATTCCGATACAGGCGGCTATGGTGATACGGTGCTGCCGGTTCTGAAACCGTACGAAGTGCAGATGCTGCGCCCGGAGCTATCTGCCCCTTGCGGCGCAACCTC
The Ruegeria sp. SCSIO 43209 genome window above contains:
- a CDS encoding Hint domain-containing protein, producing MASITIFEIDGDPFGNPSVTVTQGFQVTITDDDNFLENPDNNGSQQFDTLPIPGLNNSGSFQIFEGYSATVGGAPVTYTLLQFSGTQYIVVTSGNVAVNDVLTGNSLAQSTAPAVEYDNLPSFVCFTSGSHILTPSGQRLIEEVKAGDHVITADGTGRAVRWVGRRRLTEADLRQTPKHCPIRISAGSLGPQTPSRDLLLSPQHRVVVSSPALELHHSHPMMLATAKSLLNGKSITQVPPSGGVEYIHILFDQHELVNVEGLWSESFYPGGYTLDAMSSAVKEELFELFPELHSDTGGYGDTVLPVLKPYEVQMLRPELSAPCGATSAFAH